The following proteins come from a genomic window of Aequorivita marisscotiae:
- the gyrB gene encoding DNA topoisomerase (ATP-hydrolyzing) subunit B, with product MSEEQKKGSYGADQIQALEGMEHVRMRPSMYIGDVGPRGLHHLVYEVVDNSIDEAMGGYCDTIEMWINEDNSITVKDNGRGIPVDTHKKEGVSALQVVMTKIGAGGKFDKDSYKVSGGLHGVGVSVVNALSGHLTATVHRDGKIWQQEYERGKAMYPVKSIGETDFRGTIVNFKPDPEIFKQTLEFSYDTLASRMRELSFLNKGLTIYLTDKRQTDDKGEFVSEKFHSKEGLKEFIRFLDGNREPIIAEVISMEGEKNDIPVEVAMVYNTSFNENLHSYVNNINTHEGGTHLSGFRAGLTRTLKKYADASGMLDKLKFEIAGDDFREGLTAIISVKVQEPQFEGQTKTKLGNREVTAAVSQAVSEMLENYLEEHPNDAKTIVQKVILAAQARHAARKAREMVQRKTVMSGGGLPGKLSDCSEQDPAKCEVFLVEGDSAGGTAKQGRDRNFQAILPLRGKILNVEKAMHHKVFENEEIRNIYTALGVTIGTEEDSKALNLEKLRYHKVVIMCDADVDGSHIATLILTFFFRYMRELVEAGCVYIATPPLYLIKKGAKKAYAWSDKERDRLNEEYGGSASIQRYKGLGEMNAEQLWDTTMNPEFRTLRQVTIDNGTEADRIFSMLMGDEVPPRREFIEKNAIYANIDV from the coding sequence ATGAGCGAAGAACAGAAAAAAGGTAGTTACGGCGCCGATCAGATTCAAGCGTTAGAAGGAATGGAGCACGTGCGCATGCGCCCCTCCATGTATATTGGCGATGTAGGCCCACGCGGGTTGCACCATTTGGTTTATGAGGTGGTAGATAACTCTATAGATGAAGCTATGGGAGGTTATTGCGATACCATTGAAATGTGGATAAACGAGGATAATTCAATTACCGTAAAAGATAACGGTCGTGGAATACCGGTAGACACTCATAAAAAGGAAGGCGTTTCGGCACTGCAGGTGGTAATGACCAAGATTGGAGCAGGTGGAAAATTCGATAAAGATTCGTATAAAGTTTCTGGTGGATTGCACGGAGTTGGAGTTTCTGTTGTAAACGCACTTTCTGGACATTTGACCGCAACAGTGCATCGCGATGGCAAAATATGGCAGCAGGAATACGAACGCGGTAAGGCTATGTATCCTGTAAAATCTATTGGTGAAACCGATTTTAGAGGAACCATAGTTAACTTTAAGCCAGACCCCGAAATTTTTAAACAAACACTCGAATTTAGTTACGATACACTTGCGAGCAGAATGCGCGAGCTTTCGTTTTTAAATAAAGGCTTGACCATTTATCTAACCGATAAGCGCCAAACAGATGATAAAGGCGAATTTGTTAGCGAGAAATTTCACAGTAAAGAAGGTTTAAAGGAATTTATCCGCTTTTTAGATGGAAACCGCGAGCCCATTATTGCCGAAGTAATTTCAATGGAAGGCGAAAAGAATGATATTCCTGTTGAGGTTGCTATGGTTTACAATACTTCTTTTAACGAAAATCTTCATTCGTATGTAAATAATATTAACACTCACGAAGGAGGTACTCATCTTTCTGGGTTCCGTGCTGGGCTTACGCGAACTTTAAAAAAATACGCCGATGCTTCTGGAATGCTCGATAAATTAAAATTCGAGATTGCGGGCGACGATTTCCGTGAAGGCTTAACGGCCATTATTTCGGTGAAAGTTCAAGAGCCACAATTTGAGGGACAAACAAAAACCAAATTAGGTAACCGTGAAGTAACTGCAGCTGTAAGTCAAGCAGTGTCTGAAATGCTCGAGAATTATTTGGAAGAGCATCCTAACGATGCAAAAACCATAGTCCAAAAAGTAATTTTAGCGGCGCAAGCGCGCCACGCAGCGCGGAAAGCACGCGAAATGGTACAGCGCAAAACTGTTATGAGCGGTGGTGGTTTGCCAGGAAAACTTTCAGATTGCTCCGAACAGGATCCTGCAAAATGCGAAGTATTTCTCGTAGAGGGTGACTCTGCAGGGGGAACGGCCAAACAAGGTCGCGATCGTAATTTTCAGGCTATTTTACCGCTTCGAGGTAAAATTCTTAACGTGGAAAAAGCAATGCACCACAAAGTTTTTGAAAACGAAGAAATCCGAAATATTTATACTGCCCTCGGGGTTACTATTGGAACCGAGGAGGATAGTAAAGCGTTAAATCTTGAAAAATTACGATATCATAAAGTAGTAATTATGTGTGATGCCGATGTGGATGGTAGTCATATTGCAACTTTAATTTTAACGTTCTTCTTCCGTTATATGCGTGAGCTGGTTGAAGCGGGTTGTGTTTATATAGCTACGCCGCCTCTTTATTTAATAAAAAAAGGTGCCAAAAAAGCATATGCTTGGAGCGATAAAGAACGCGATAGGCTGAACGAAGAATATGGAGGTAGTGCTTCCATTCAACGTTATAAAGGTCTGGGTGAAATGAACGCAGAACAACTTTGGGACACCACAATGAATCCCGAATTCCGCACATTACGCCAAGTTACCATTGATAACGGAACTGAAGCGGATAGAATTTTCTCAATGCTTATGGGCGATGAAGTTCCACCGCGACGTGAGTTTATTGAGAAAAATGCAATTTATGCGAATATTGATGTGTAA
- a CDS encoding adenosylcobalamin-dependent ribonucleoside-diphosphate reductase, whose protein sequence is MQIKNAVSAPITYTQDEAFEASVKYFKGDDLAARVWVNKYALKDSDGNIYEKTPNDMHKRIAKEIARVEQRYANPLTEQEVFDAIKDFKYIVPQGSPMAGIGNPYQIASLSNCFVIGNNGDSDSYGGIMKIDQEQVQLMKRRGGVGHDLSHIRPKGSPVKNSALTSTGIVPFMERYSNSTREVAQDGRRGALMLSVSINHPDSEDFIDAKMEQGKVTGANVSVRMDDDFMQAVKDEKNYIQKYPIFSENPKNTKEIEAIKLWKKIVHNAWKSAEPGILFWDTIIKESVPDCYADLGYKTVSTNPCGEIPLCPYDSCRLLAINLFSYVEEPFTKNASFNFELFKKHIGIAQKIMDDIIDLELEKVDAIIAKIDADPQSDEVKSVEKNLWLNIKHKAEEGRRTGIGITAEGDMLAALGIKYGSKEGTEFSVQIHKTLALEAYRASVYAAKERGPFKIFDSERERNNPFILRLKEADEKLYYDMLEYGRRNIALLTIAPTGTTSLMTQTTSGIEPVFLPVYKRRRKVNPNDKNVRVDFVDEVGDSWEEYVVFHHRFKEWMEVNGIATDKNYSQEELNKIVKKSPYFKATSNDVDWLSKVRMQGAVQKWVDHSISVTINLPNDATEELVGKLYLEAWQAGCKGVTVYRDGSRSGVLISNEEKKEEENETLTAFPTKRPEILEADVVRFQNSKDKWIAFIGLIDEKPYEIFTGFADDEDGILIPRWVNEGLIIKNRNEDGTSRYDFQYKNKRGYKTTIEGLSHKFNPEFWNYAKLISSTLRHGMPIEKVVDLINSLQLDSESINTWKNGVARALKRYVADGTEAKKQKCENCNSTSLIYQEGCLTCKDCGSSKCG, encoded by the coding sequence ATGCAAATAAAAAATGCCGTCTCCGCCCCAATTACCTACACACAGGATGAAGCTTTTGAAGCCTCAGTTAAATATTTTAAAGGCGATGATCTTGCCGCCCGCGTTTGGGTAAATAAATATGCCTTAAAAGATTCCGATGGGAATATATACGAAAAAACACCCAACGACATGCACAAACGCATTGCAAAGGAAATTGCACGGGTGGAGCAACGTTATGCAAATCCATTAACCGAACAAGAGGTTTTTGATGCTATAAAAGATTTTAAATACATTGTGCCACAAGGTAGTCCTATGGCGGGAATTGGCAATCCATACCAAATCGCCTCTCTATCAAACTGTTTTGTAATTGGCAACAATGGCGATTCCGACTCCTACGGCGGAATTATGAAAATAGACCAAGAACAAGTACAATTAATGAAACGCCGCGGAGGTGTTGGTCACGACCTTTCGCACATTCGGCCAAAAGGTTCCCCAGTGAAAAATTCGGCGTTGACTTCCACGGGAATTGTACCATTTATGGAACGTTATTCAAACTCAACGCGCGAGGTAGCGCAAGATGGTAGGCGCGGAGCTTTAATGCTTTCGGTGTCTATTAACCACCCAGATTCCGAAGATTTTATCGATGCAAAAATGGAACAGGGAAAAGTTACGGGCGCCAATGTTTCTGTACGAATGGACGACGATTTTATGCAAGCGGTAAAAGATGAAAAAAACTATATACAGAAATACCCAATCTTTAGTGAAAATCCGAAAAACACCAAAGAGATTGAAGCGATAAAACTTTGGAAAAAAATAGTACACAATGCCTGGAAATCTGCCGAACCCGGCATTCTGTTTTGGGACACCATAATTAAAGAATCGGTTCCGGATTGCTATGCCGATTTAGGCTACAAAACCGTTTCTACAAATCCGTGTGGCGAAATTCCGCTTTGCCCTTACGATTCGTGTCGTTTATTGGCGATAAACCTGTTTTCTTATGTTGAAGAACCTTTCACCAAAAACGCTTCTTTCAATTTTGAACTTTTCAAAAAACACATCGGTATTGCTCAAAAAATAATGGACGATATAATAGATTTAGAACTTGAAAAAGTAGATGCCATCATCGCTAAAATTGATGCCGACCCACAGAGCGACGAGGTTAAATCTGTTGAAAAAAACCTTTGGTTAAATATAAAACACAAGGCCGAAGAAGGCCGAAGAACCGGTATTGGAATTACCGCAGAAGGCGATATGCTTGCTGCGCTAGGCATTAAGTACGGCAGCAAGGAAGGTACAGAATTTTCAGTACAAATTCATAAAACACTTGCTTTAGAAGCATATCGAGCATCGGTATATGCTGCTAAGGAAAGAGGTCCCTTTAAAATTTTCGACAGCGAAAGAGAGCGAAACAATCCATTTATTTTACGCCTTAAAGAAGCCGATGAAAAGCTGTATTATGACATGTTAGAATACGGCCGACGAAATATTGCACTTTTAACCATTGCGCCCACCGGCACCACCAGTTTAATGACGCAAACTACTTCGGGAATTGAACCAGTGTTTCTTCCAGTATATAAACGAAGAAGAAAAGTAAACCCCAACGATAAAAATGTACGCGTTGATTTTGTTGATGAAGTAGGCGATAGTTGGGAAGAATACGTAGTGTTCCACCACCGTTTTAAGGAGTGGATGGAGGTGAATGGCATTGCTACGGACAAAAATTACAGCCAAGAAGAACTGAATAAAATTGTTAAGAAATCGCCGTATTTTAAAGCCACATCTAACGATGTAGATTGGTTGAGCAAGGTACGTATGCAAGGCGCAGTACAAAAATGGGTAGACCATTCTATTTCGGTAACTATTAATTTACCAAATGACGCTACCGAAGAGTTGGTTGGCAAGCTTTACTTAGAAGCTTGGCAAGCGGGTTGCAAAGGAGTTACTGTTTACCGAGATGGCTCACGCTCGGGCGTTTTAATCTCTAACGAAGAAAAGAAAGAAGAAGAAAACGAAACCTTAACCGCCTTCCCTACAAAACGTCCAGAAATTCTGGAAGCCGACGTAGTACGCTTTCAAAACAGCAAAGACAAATGGATTGCTTTTATTGGATTGATTGACGAAAAACCTTATGAAATTTTCACAGGTTTTGCAGATGACGAGGATGGAATTTTAATTCCACGTTGGGTAAATGAAGGACTAATTATTAAAAACCGGAATGAAGACGGAACCTCGCGTTACGATTTTCAGTATAAAAACAAAAGAGGCTACAAAACCACTATTGAAGGGCTTTCGCACAAATTCAACCCAGAGTTTTGGAATTATGCGAAGCTGATTTCCAGCACGCTCCGCCACGGCATGCCAATTGAAAAAGTGGTAGACTTGATAAACAGCCTGCAACTTGACAGCGAAAGCATCAACACTTGGAAAAACGGAGTTGCGCGAGCATTAAAGCGCTACGTTGCCGATGGCACCGAAGCAAAAAAACAAAAGTGTGAAAACTGTAATAGCACTTCGCTTATTTACCAAGAAGGCTGCCTGACTTGCAAAGATTGTGGATCTTCTAAGTGTGGGTAG
- the mdh gene encoding malate dehydrogenase → MKVTVVGAGAVGASCAEYIAIKNFASEVVLLDIKEGFAEGKAMDLMQTASLNGFDTKITGVTNDYSKTAESDICVITSGIPRKPGMTREELIGINAGIVKDVSSSLVKHSPNTIIIVVSNPMDTMAYLVHKTSGLDKNKIIGMGGALDSARFKYRLAEALGAPISDVDGMVIGGHSDTGMVPLTRLATRNSVPVSKFISEERLNQVMEDTKVGGATLTKLLGTSAWYAPGAAVSGLVQAIACDQKKMFPCSVMLNGEYGLKDICIGAPVILGRNGIEKIVELELSDAEKTHMKQSAEGVRKTNDLLEL, encoded by the coding sequence ATGAAAGTAACAGTTGTAGGAGCAGGTGCTGTTGGCGCAAGTTGTGCTGAGTACATTGCCATCAAGAATTTTGCAAGCGAAGTAGTTTTGTTGGACATTAAGGAAGGATTTGCCGAAGGAAAGGCGATGGACTTGATGCAGACTGCTTCCTTAAACGGGTTCGACACAAAAATAACGGGCGTAACCAATGATTATTCAAAAACTGCAGAAAGCGATATTTGTGTAATCACTAGCGGAATTCCGCGAAAGCCGGGGATGACACGCGAAGAATTGATTGGAATTAATGCCGGCATTGTTAAGGATGTTTCTTCAAGCCTGGTTAAGCACTCTCCAAATACTATTATAATTGTAGTGAGCAACCCGATGGATACTATGGCATATTTGGTTCATAAAACATCCGGATTAGATAAAAATAAAATTATTGGAATGGGTGGCGCATTAGATAGCGCACGTTTTAAATATCGTTTAGCAGAGGCCTTGGGCGCTCCAATTAGTGATGTGGACGGAATGGTTATCGGTGGCCACAGCGATACGGGAATGGTTCCTTTAACGCGTTTGGCAACTAGAAATAGTGTGCCCGTTAGTAAATTTATTTCTGAAGAAAGATTAAATCAGGTAATGGAAGATACCAAAGTGGGTGGAGCTACGCTTACTAAATTATTGGGAACTTCGGCCTGGTACGCTCCGGGAGCAGCGGTTTCTGGTTTGGTACAAGCTATTGCGTGCGATCAAAAGAAAATGTTCCCTTGCTCGGTAATGCTTAATGGCGAGTACGGTTTAAAAGATATTTGTATTGGCGCTCCAGTTATTTTGGGTCGAAACGGTATTGAAAAAATAGTAGAACTTGAATTAAGCGATGCTGAAAAAACACATATGAAACAAAGTGCTGAAGGCGTTCGTAAAACGAATGATTTGCTGGAACTTTAA
- a CDS encoding TonB-dependent receptor yields MKAFISVFPVKGMRMGCVLGVVLGGILTSHVNAQEYPADSLKLINLNEVIVISTAKQLDHQKQRKPLSTLDEFLESSRSIKMVKRGAYAWEPIMNDMASERLAITIDGMQIFGACTDKMDPITSYVDVSNLSEAQIGSGQQGAAFGNTIGGGINLKLDKSNFKSTGWTGSLESAFESNNAMRVFGGELNYSDKQFYLNTDAIYRKADNYSAGGDEEVQFSQFEKYNFSVNAGYKLAEDKSVAATLIYDEAKDVGYPALTMDVSLARAVIGSVSFNQDTLFGNLSNWESKLYYNTIKHTMDDTKRPDVPIHMDMPGWSETAGFYSQANFNSAQNHFLFKMDGFYNKSYAEMTMYPNNSNEPLMFMLTWPDVRTKDVGFYAEDHIQFKKASLKLSTRLAYHSNTVADDFGLNSLKIFYPEMQKTNTRFLKSFSVQYHDMWKDFHFNTGVSYGERAPSVSEGYGFYLFNSFDNHDYIGDPGLNTESSTDVNLSVTFKKPIFEIAATANYFHIYNYIIGVVDSSLSTMTIGAEGVKIYTNLAYAQLFNTSLSGRYNISNAFKWTGQISYHRGIDNDGENLPLISPVSYRSAIDFYKNQFSASLSVDGAGEQTNYNAAYGETKTAAYATLSASFGKRFFVNENDLFVKAGIENLLDTKYSSYTDWNNIPRMGRNFYLTISYSIN; encoded by the coding sequence ATGAAAGCATTTATAAGTGTATTTCCTGTAAAGGGAATGCGTATGGGGTGTGTTTTGGGTGTAGTGCTAGGCGGTATTTTAACTTCGCATGTTAACGCTCAGGAATATCCCGCAGATAGCCTGAAATTAATAAACCTTAACGAGGTAATTGTTATTTCAACGGCCAAACAATTAGATCATCAAAAACAGCGCAAACCGCTATCTACCTTAGACGAATTTTTAGAGTCGTCGCGCAGTATAAAAATGGTAAAACGGGGTGCCTATGCTTGGGAGCCAATTATGAACGATATGGCTTCCGAAAGATTGGCGATAACCATAGACGGAATGCAAATTTTTGGTGCGTGTACCGATAAGATGGACCCTATTACTTCGTATGTAGATGTGTCCAACCTCTCCGAGGCCCAAATAGGTTCCGGGCAACAAGGCGCAGCTTTTGGCAATACCATTGGTGGCGGTATAAATTTAAAACTAGACAAAAGTAATTTTAAATCTACTGGTTGGACCGGCTCTTTGGAAAGTGCTTTTGAAAGCAACAACGCAATGCGGGTTTTTGGTGGTGAACTAAATTATTCTGATAAACAGTTTTACCTAAACACCGATGCAATTTATAGAAAGGCCGATAATTATTCGGCTGGAGGCGACGAAGAAGTGCAATTTTCGCAATTTGAAAAATATAACTTTTCCGTTAATGCGGGTTATAAATTGGCCGAAGACAAATCTGTTGCCGCTACCTTAATATACGATGAGGCAAAAGATGTGGGATATCCTGCGTTAACGATGGATGTTTCCTTGGCACGTGCGGTGATTGGGTCGGTGAGTTTTAATCAGGATACACTGTTTGGCAATTTGAGCAATTGGGAATCTAAATTGTATTACAACACAATAAAGCATACCATGGACGATACCAAACGGCCCGATGTGCCAATACATATGGATATGCCCGGATGGAGTGAAACTGCAGGTTTTTATTCGCAGGCTAATTTTAACAGCGCGCAAAATCATTTCCTTTTTAAAATGGATGGATTTTATAACAAGAGTTACGCAGAAATGACCATGTATCCAAACAACAGCAACGAGCCGCTAATGTTTATGTTAACTTGGCCAGATGTGCGCACTAAAGATGTAGGTTTTTATGCAGAAGATCATATTCAATTTAAGAAGGCATCGTTAAAGCTATCCACGCGATTGGCATACCATTCCAATACGGTTGCCGATGATTTTGGGCTTAACAGCTTAAAAATTTTCTATCCTGAAATGCAAAAAACGAACACCCGATTTTTAAAAAGTTTTTCGGTTCAGTACCACGATATGTGGAAGGATTTTCACTTTAATACAGGTGTTTCATACGGCGAGCGCGCACCATCTGTTTCGGAAGGGTATGGTTTTTATTTGTTCAACAGTTTTGATAATCACGATTATATTGGCGATCCCGGTTTAAATACCGAAAGTTCTACCGATGTAAATCTTTCGGTAACCTTTAAAAAACCAATTTTTGAAATCGCGGCAACTGCAAATTATTTTCATATTTACAATTATATAATTGGGGTGGTAGATAGTTCGCTAAGCACTATGACCATTGGCGCCGAAGGGGTTAAAATTTATACCAATCTCGCGTACGCGCAGCTTTTTAACACATCGCTTTCTGGCCGATATAATATTTCGAACGCTTTTAAGTGGACAGGCCAAATATCGTATCACCGGGGCATTGACAACGATGGCGAAAACTTGCCATTGATTAGCCCAGTTTCGTACAGAAGTGCAATAGATTTTTATAAAAACCAGTTTTCGGCATCGCTGTCTGTAGATGGCGCTGGGGAGCAGACCAATTATAATGCTGCGTATGGTGAAACAAAAACCGCTGCATATGCAACGCTTTCGGCGAGTTTTGGGAAACGTTTCTTCGTAAATGAAAACGACCTTTTTGTAAAAGCCGGAATTGAAAACCTGCTCGATACCAAGTATTCTTCGTACACCGATTGGAATAATATTCCGAGAATGGGGAGAAACTTTTATTTAACTATTTCTTATTCAATAAATTAA
- the secDF gene encoding protein translocase subunit SecDF codes for MQNKGLVTVFAILFGLVSIYQLSFTFVANKVESSAKEFAQSKFSENEPHKRDAAENRYLDSVANNPVFLGIDYKTAKEKELNKGLDLKGGINVILEVSVKDILKGLANNTKDPAFNQALENAKELQKTSQDTYLESFFKAFEALPGENELASPDIFFNKNLEDVINVGMTNAQVKPVIEKKIDESITSAFEVLRKRIDKFGVTQPNIQRLGKSARILVELPGAKDVDRVKKLLQSTAQLEFWDVYKFEEVAGFLQAADTKAGEIAMAKSSSETTETEAATEATEKVADSSKTEEDDVSKLLGGQDVSDSLVEDSKANPILSKMISLGNQGGPVIATFRLKDTAAINGYLRNPQIKSLLPNDMRYAKFVWGLPEVAPDLNGEEITALYALKGNRGNIPPLGGSVVVDARQEYDNLSRVVVAMQMNGQGAKVWEQLTGAAYENQSQIAIVLDNIVYSAPGVTSGPIAGGRSQISGDFTVNQGQDLANVLRAGKLPASAEIIQGEVVGPTLGQEAISSGIMSFGVALLIVLFWMIGYYGRAGAYADIALLVNILFIFGILAGLGAVLTLPGIAGIVLTVGMSVDANVLIFERIKEELAKGKAQKDAVKDGFNNALSSILDANITTGLTGLILLVFGTGPIQGFATTLLIGIATSLFTAIFITRLFIDKYTRNGKSLPCSTSITKNLFTNVHVQFLKKRKAAYVFSAIMITISLGSLFVNGLNQGVDFVGGRTYTVRFAKDVNSVEIQDDLIETFGSAEAKTYGGENQLKITTKYKVDETGTDVDEEIEQMLFETVKKHYPAGMTYEDFVGDGEGKTIGRMEYYKVSPTIADDIKKDSFWAVFGSLAVVFLYILLRFRRWQFSLGAVAAVFHDVLIVLGVFSLTYKFMPFSMEIDQAFIAAILTVIGYSLNDTVIVFDRIREYFGEHPSWKMNRIIDLALSSTLSRTLNTSFTTLIVLLSMFFFGAESIRGLLFAIIVGIVVGTYSSLFIATPIMYDTVKRKKLEDLVGKKEEEAALEA; via the coding sequence ATGCAAAACAAAGGACTAGTAACCGTATTTGCCATCCTCTTTGGATTGGTAAGTATTTACCAGCTTTCATTTACGTTCGTAGCGAACAAAGTAGAAAGCAGTGCAAAGGAATTTGCGCAAAGCAAATTTTCTGAAAATGAACCTCACAAACGCGACGCAGCAGAAAATCGCTATCTTGACTCTGTAGCAAACAATCCTGTATTTTTAGGAATTGACTACAAAACAGCTAAAGAAAAAGAGCTTAACAAAGGGCTTGACCTTAAAGGAGGTATAAACGTAATCCTGGAAGTGTCTGTAAAAGATATTTTAAAAGGGCTTGCAAACAATACAAAAGACCCTGCGTTTAACCAAGCTTTGGAGAATGCAAAGGAACTTCAAAAGACGAGCCAAGACACTTACTTAGAGTCTTTCTTTAAAGCATTTGAAGCGCTTCCGGGCGAGAACGAACTTGCTTCGCCAGACATCTTCTTCAACAAGAATTTGGAAGACGTAATTAACGTGGGAATGACCAACGCACAAGTTAAGCCAGTTATTGAGAAGAAAATTGACGAATCTATTACTTCGGCTTTTGAAGTATTAAGAAAGCGTATCGATAAATTTGGTGTAACGCAGCCAAACATTCAGCGTTTGGGTAAATCTGCAAGAATTCTTGTAGAACTTCCCGGAGCAAAAGACGTTGATAGGGTTAAGAAACTACTCCAAAGTACTGCCCAATTAGAATTCTGGGATGTGTATAAGTTTGAAGAAGTAGCAGGTTTCCTTCAAGCTGCCGATACAAAAGCAGGTGAAATAGCAATGGCGAAATCCTCTTCTGAAACAACCGAAACAGAAGCTGCTACAGAAGCAACGGAAAAAGTAGCCGATTCTTCAAAAACCGAAGAAGATGACGTTAGCAAACTTTTGGGCGGGCAGGATGTTAGTGATTCATTAGTAGAAGATAGTAAGGCAAACCCAATACTTTCAAAAATGATTTCTTTGGGGAACCAAGGAGGTCCTGTAATTGCTACTTTTAGATTAAAGGATACTGCGGCCATTAACGGCTATTTGCGCAATCCGCAGATAAAATCGTTGTTGCCAAATGATATGCGATATGCAAAATTTGTTTGGGGTTTACCAGAAGTGGCGCCAGATTTAAACGGAGAAGAAATAACAGCACTTTACGCGCTTAAAGGTAACCGTGGTAATATTCCACCACTTGGAGGAAGTGTTGTTGTAGACGCCAGACAGGAATACGACAACTTAAGCCGTGTAGTGGTGGCTATGCAAATGAACGGTCAAGGCGCCAAGGTTTGGGAGCAACTTACAGGAGCTGCCTACGAAAACCAAAGCCAAATAGCAATTGTGCTTGATAACATTGTGTATTCTGCGCCAGGTGTAACTTCAGGGCCTATTGCAGGTGGACGTAGCCAGATTTCTGGAGACTTTACCGTAAATCAAGGGCAGGATTTGGCAAACGTACTACGTGCAGGTAAACTTCCGGCATCTGCAGAGATAATTCAAGGAGAGGTTGTTGGGCCAACATTAGGGCAAGAGGCCATTAGCAGTGGTATTATGTCATTTGGAGTGGCATTGTTAATTGTTCTTTTCTGGATGATTGGTTACTATGGAAGAGCTGGAGCCTATGCAGATATTGCTTTGCTGGTTAACATTCTTTTTATCTTCGGTATATTGGCCGGTCTGGGAGCCGTGCTTACATTGCCCGGTATTGCAGGTATTGTGTTAACGGTAGGTATGTCAGTAGATGCTAACGTACTAATTTTTGAACGGATTAAAGAAGAACTCGCTAAGGGCAAGGCACAAAAAGATGCTGTTAAAGATGGTTTTAATAATGCGTTGTCTTCTATACTTGATGCCAACATTACAACGGGTCTTACCGGTTTAATACTATTAGTTTTTGGAACTGGCCCAATTCAAGGTTTTGCAACTACATTGTTAATAGGTATTGCAACTTCGTTATTTACGGCAATTTTTATTACAAGATTGTTTATAGATAAATATACGCGTAACGGAAAATCATTACCGTGTTCTACATCTATTACTAAAAACTTATTTACCAATGTACACGTTCAGTTCCTGAAAAAGCGCAAAGCAGCTTATGTGTTCTCTGCAATTATGATTACTATAAGTTTAGGGTCATTATTTGTAAATGGTCTTAACCAAGGTGTAGATTTTGTGGGAGGACGAACATATACCGTGCGATTTGCAAAAGATGTTAATTCAGTTGAAATTCAGGACGATTTAATTGAAACCTTCGGAAGTGCCGAAGCCAAAACCTACGGCGGCGAAAATCAGTTAAAGATTACCACTAAGTACAAAGTAGATGAAACTGGAACTGATGTTGATGAAGAAATTGAACAAATGCTTTTTGAAACTGTTAAAAAGCATTATCCAGCTGGAATGACTTACGAAGATTTTGTTGGCGACGGCGAAGGTAAAACCATCGGAAGAATGGAGTATTACAAAGTAAGTCCTACCATTGCAGACGATATTAAAAAAGATTCGTTCTGGGCGGTATTTGGTTCTTTGGCAGTAGTATTCCTGTATATCTTACTTAGATTTAGAAGATGGCAATTTAGTTTAGGTGCTGTAGCTGCAGTATTCCACGATGTACTTATAGTATTGGGTGTGTTTTCACTTACGTATAAATTTATGCCGTTTAGTATGGAAATAGACCAAGCGTTTATTGCGGCAATACTTACGGTTATTGGATACTCACTAAACGATACCGTAATTGTATTTGACCGTATTCGCGAATACTTTGGCGAACACCCAAGTTGGAAAATGAATAGAATTATAGACTTAGCTTTAAGTAGTACCCTAAGTAGAACGTTAAATACCTCTTTCACTACTCTTATAGTATTGTTGAGTATGTTCTTCTTTGGAGCGGAATCTATTCGCGGACTATTATTTGCAATTATTGTAGGTATTGTTGTAGGTACGTATTCATCTTTATTTATTGCTACACCTATAATGTACGATACGGTAAAACGTAAAAAACTAGAGGATTTAGTTGGTAAAAAAGAAGAAGAGGCAGCTTTAGAAGCATAA
- a CDS encoding DUF192 domain-containing protein, with protein MKKILISAALVASMFTFYNCKDTTTSEGESLTKEITFTKEGELQLLKAENDSIIAKLDIEIADDEYQTETGLMYRHSMAENQGMLFVFPNMQPRSFYMKNTYIPLDIIYLNSDKKIVSIQKNAKPLNETSLPSEAPSQYVLEVNGGLADKWALKKGDFIKFTNQE; from the coding sequence ATGAAAAAAATACTTATTTCCGCAGCTTTAGTTGCTTCAATGTTCACGTTTTATAATTGCAAAGACACTACTACTTCTGAAGGTGAAAGTCTTACCAAAGAAATTACATTCACCAAAGAAGGTGAGCTTCAACTTTTAAAAGCGGAAAACGATTCTATTATCGCGAAGTTGGACATTGAGATTGCAGATGATGAATACCAGACTGAAACAGGCCTTATGTACCGTCATTCAATGGCCGAAAACCAAGGCATGTTGTTTGTATTCCCCAATATGCAGCCGCGTTCTTTTTATATGAAGAACACGTATATTCCTTTAGATATTATTTATTTGAATTCTGATAAAAAAATTGTTAGCATTCAAAAAAACGCGAAACCCTTAAACGAAACTTCGCTGCCCTCGGAAGCTCCTTCGCAATATGTGCTGGAAGTAAACGGTGGCTTGGCAGACAAATGGGCGCTTAAAAAAGGCGATTTCATAAAATTTACAAACCAAGAATAA